The Asticcacaulis excentricus CB 48 genome includes a window with the following:
- a CDS encoding alpha-N-arabinofuranosidase → MKPLVLTGVLSLLALTQPAAAQERVSVTVDATQPGAKIDRRIFGQFAEHLGSGIYEGVWVGKDSAIPNTRGIRNDVVAALKAIKVPVVRWPGGCFADEYHWRRGIGPERKPMMNANWGGVIEPNTFGTDEFMDFATQVGAEAYISVNVGSGTVGEAAEWLEYMTSSTQDGIGAERARNGHAEPYKVAFVGLGNESWDCGGAMTPDFYVSQMKMYARFVRNYNKAQPMQRIAVGPSGPDTAYTEAVMKSYKGRSWAWDIEGLSLHYYTTGGGFPVSQKATGFGEKEYAVILQDTLKMDELVKTHSAIMDKYDPEKKVSLVVDEWGAWYVATPGTDPGFLMQQNTQRDAVLSALNLNIFARHADRVRMANIAQMVNVLQAMILTDKEKMLLTPTYHVFRMYVPFQGATFIPVTLNAGTYSFGDIRLPRVDALAARGSDGKIYLSLTNLDPKTPVDIDVASLNFKVRTATGETLSAATFDAYNTFAAPQTVAPKPVTAKMKDGKVMVRLSPASVTVMALQP, encoded by the coding sequence ATGAAACCGCTCGTCCTCACAGGCGTATTGTCCCTACTTGCCCTGACCCAGCCTGCCGCTGCGCAGGAGCGGGTGTCGGTGACGGTGGACGCCACCCAGCCGGGAGCCAAGATCGACCGCCGCATCTTCGGTCAGTTTGCCGAACACCTCGGCAGCGGCATCTATGAAGGCGTGTGGGTCGGTAAGGACTCCGCCATTCCCAATACGCGCGGCATCCGCAATGACGTGGTGGCGGCGCTGAAAGCCATCAAGGTGCCGGTCGTGCGGTGGCCCGGCGGCTGCTTTGCCGACGAATACCACTGGCGGCGCGGCATCGGTCCGGAGCGCAAGCCGATGATGAACGCCAACTGGGGCGGCGTGATCGAGCCCAACACCTTCGGAACCGACGAATTTATGGACTTCGCCACTCAGGTGGGGGCCGAGGCCTATATCTCAGTAAATGTCGGCTCCGGCACGGTGGGTGAAGCTGCCGAATGGCTGGAATATATGACCTCCAGCACGCAGGACGGCATCGGGGCGGAACGCGCCCGAAACGGCCATGCGGAGCCCTATAAGGTGGCCTTTGTCGGGCTGGGGAACGAAAGCTGGGACTGCGGCGGCGCCATGACGCCGGACTTCTACGTCAGTCAGATGAAGATGTATGCGCGCTTTGTGCGCAACTACAACAAGGCCCAGCCGATGCAACGCATCGCGGTGGGCCCCAGTGGCCCGGACACCGCCTATACCGAGGCGGTGATGAAGTCCTATAAGGGCCGTAGCTGGGCCTGGGATATCGAAGGCCTGTCTCTGCACTATTACACGACCGGCGGCGGTTTCCCGGTGTCGCAGAAGGCAACGGGCTTCGGCGAAAAGGAATATGCCGTCATCCTTCAGGACACGCTGAAGATGGATGAGCTGGTCAAGACCCACTCCGCCATCATGGACAAGTACGATCCGGAAAAGAAGGTGTCGCTGGTCGTCGATGAGTGGGGTGCGTGGTACGTAGCGACGCCCGGCACCGATCCCGGCTTCCTGATGCAGCAGAATACGCAGCGCGACGCCGTGCTGTCGGCGCTGAACCTCAACATCTTCGCCCGCCACGCCGACCGCGTGCGCATGGCCAATATCGCCCAGATGGTCAATGTGCTTCAGGCCATGATCCTGACGGACAAGGAGAAGATGCTGCTGACGCCGACCTATCACGTCTTCCGCATGTACGTGCCGTTTCAGGGCGCCACCTTTATCCCGGTAACGCTGAATGCCGGCACCTACAGCTTTGGCGACATCCGCCTGCCGCGCGTCGATGCGCTGGCGGCGCGCGGGTCGGATGGGAAGATCTATCTCTCCCTGACCAATCTCGACCCCAAGACGCCGGTGGATATCGACGTGGCCAGCCTGAACTTTAAGGTGAGGACCGCGACCGGTGAAACCCTGTCGGCGGCGACATTCGATGCCTATAACACCTTCGCGGCCCCCCAGACGGTGGCCCCCAAGCCGGTCACGGCGAAGATGAAGGATGGCAAGGTGATGGTCCGCCTGTCCCCCGCCTCGGTCACCGTAATGGCCCTGCAACCCTGA
- a CDS encoding alpha/beta hydrolase gives MRQFCIALGALALVLMAGPAAAQAVRTEQITVHSQALEGNLEGNSADRKVTVYLPPDYDSHPKKRYPVIYALHGYSINNEIWSKEIRTPQTIDGAYAAGVKGMIIVLPSSQTLHNGSMYSSSATTGDWEGFIAKDLVAYIDSHYRTLANRDSRGLAGHSMGGYGTVRIGMKHPEVFSALYVMSPCCLSARGSLPSEEGRKLEAVKTPEEAQSLGFMGRATFAVASAWSPNPKKPPFYVDLPTKDGETQPDVIARWAANAPLAMVHQYIPNMRQYKAIAFDVGNRDGLKIDTEALHVTLENYGVANSFALYDGDHVSGVADRFQNHVLPFFAKTLSFAPAKK, from the coding sequence ATGCGACAGTTCTGTATAGCGCTGGGGGCATTGGCGCTGGTTTTGATGGCGGGTCCCGCAGCGGCACAGGCGGTGAGAACGGAACAGATCACCGTTCACAGTCAGGCTCTGGAGGGCAATCTGGAGGGCAATTCGGCGGATCGCAAGGTGACTGTATACCTGCCGCCCGATTACGATTCGCATCCCAAAAAGCGGTATCCGGTAATCTATGCCCTGCACGGTTATTCGATCAATAACGAGATCTGGTCGAAGGAAATCCGCACGCCGCAGACGATTGACGGCGCCTATGCGGCGGGCGTCAAGGGCATGATCATCGTCCTGCCCAGCTCGCAAACCCTGCACAATGGCTCGATGTATTCCAGTTCGGCAACGACCGGCGACTGGGAAGGCTTTATAGCCAAAGACCTTGTGGCCTATATCGACAGTCATTACCGCACGCTGGCCAATCGCGACAGCCGCGGTCTGGCCGGACATTCGATGGGCGGCTATGGCACAGTGCGCATCGGCATGAAGCACCCGGAAGTCTTCAGTGCCCTCTATGTGATGAGCCCGTGCTGCCTGTCGGCGCGCGGCAGTTTGCCGTCGGAAGAAGGGCGTAAACTGGAGGCCGTCAAAACCCCCGAAGAGGCACAGAGCCTCGGCTTTATGGGGCGCGCCACCTTTGCGGTAGCCTCGGCCTGGTCGCCCAACCCTAAAAAACCGCCCTTCTATGTCGATCTGCCGACGAAGGACGGCGAGACCCAACCCGATGTGATTGCCCGCTGGGCGGCCAATGCGCCCCTGGCGATGGTGCACCAGTACATCCCCAATATGCGCCAGTATAAGGCGATTGCCTTCGATGTCGGTAATCGCGACGGGCTGAAGATCGATACGGAGGCGCTGCACGTCACGCTGGAAAACTACGGCGTGGCCAACAGCTTCGCGCTTTATGACGGTGATCATGTCAGCGGCGTCGCCGACCGCTTCCAGAACCACGTCCTGCCCTTCTTTGCGAAGACCCTGTCGTTCGCACCCGCTAAAAAATGA